Within the Dechloromonas denitrificans genome, the region AGCCTGGAGGAAACAGCCTCCAGCATGGAGCAGATCACCAGTACGGTGAAACAGAATGCCGACAATGCGCGGCAGGCCAACGAACTGGCCAGCAATGCCCAGGAGGTTGCGATCAAGGGCGGCGAAGTGGTCGGTCAGGTGGTCCAGACGATGAGCGCCATCCACCAGTCGAGCAACAAGATTGCCGACATCATCGGGGTGATCGACGGTATCGCTTTCCAGACCAACATCCTGGCGTTGAATGCCGCCGTTGAAGCGGCACGGGCCGGCGAACAGGGGCGCGGTTTTGCCGTGGTGGCGACCGAGGTGCGCAATCTCGCCCAACGCAGTGCCGCAGCGGCCAAGGAAATCAAAGGCTTGATCTCCGATTCGGTGGACAAGGTCCAGACCGGCAACAAACTGGTCGACCAGGCCGGACGAACGATGGAAGAAGTGGTCGCCAGCATCAAGCGCGTCGCCCGGATCATGGTCGATATCTCGGAGGCCAGCCGCGAGCAGACCTCAGGTATCGAGCAGGTCAGTCTTGCAGTCAATCAGATGGACGACGTGACGCAACAGAATGCCGCCTTGGTTGAGGAGGCGGCGGCCGCGGCGGAAAGCCTCGAGGAGCAGGCCCGCAGCCTGAGCCGTTCGGTGGCGGTGTTCCGGCTGCCTGGTGACAGAGCCCCTGAGCCAAATAAAATGCATCTGGCGCACCGTGAACGGCCGCAGCTTGCTGCTGCCAAGTCCGTCTCTCCGCCGATATTGACCGCAAGAACCCCAAAAAAACTCCCGTCCGCCCAGATTTCGACACTTTCAGTGCAGGATGACGACGAATGGACCGAGTTCTAACAAACAAAGCAATCTGACGGATTAGTGCCAATGCGAACCAACCTGCCTGTTACCGATGTGGAAATCCAGCTTGATGACCGTATCCTGATCGTTTCGAAAACCGATCTGAAGGGACGGATCACCTACATCAACAAGGATTTCGTCGATATCAGCGGCTTCTCGGAAGGCGAACTGATCGGCCAGCCGCACAACATCGTCCGCCACCCGGACATGCCCGTCGAGGCTTTCGAAGACATGTGGCGGGATCTGCAGGACGGTCGCCCATGGACCGGGATGGTCAAGAATCGCTGCAAGAATGGCGATTATTACTGGGTGCTGGCGACTGCCACCCCAATCCGCGAAGATGGCCAGGCCGTCGGTTACATGTCGGTGCGCCGCAAGCCGGCGCGCCAGCAGATCGAAGCCGCCGAAAGTGCCTACCGCCTGTTCCGCGAGAAGAAGTCCGGCGCCCTGCAGATTCGCCATGGCGCGGTCGTCAAGGGCGGCGATGGCCTGCTGTCCGGCCTGTCGCTGAAGAGCAAATTGCTGGCCGGTTTCGGTACCTTGTTGTCGATGCTGGCGTTGATCGCCGGTCTGGGTATCTGGGGCATGGGGCAAACCAACGACGTGGTCGGCAACCTATACAAGCAGCGGATGCAACCGCTCGAGGCCTTGACGAGCATCGGCCAGCTGATGGCCGATAACCGTTCCCAGATCCTGTTGTCGCTGCAGCACGATCCGAGCGGCCCCTATGCTGCCATGCACGATCATTCGCTCGACTTCCATCTCAAGCAACTCGAGGCGAATATCGCCGAAGTCAGTGCGCAATGGGCGGCCTACAAGCAGGCCGGCGGTTCGGCCGATGACCTCGAGCTGGAGGCCGCCTATGCCGCGGCCCGCCAGCGTTATGTCACCGAAGGGCTGCGCCCGGCTATGGCGGCACTGGCCGAGAATCGCTTTGACGAAGCCAACCGGATTCTTCTGAGCACGATCAATCCGACCTACACCGCAGCGGCGAAACAGGCGAGTGAGCTGTTCAAGCGTCAGGTGGCACATGTCCGGCTGGACATGGACGAGAGCACGCAGCGCTTTGCCGACACTCGTCTTTCGGTCATCCTGATCGTCGTGCTCGGCTTGTCCGGTGGGTTGTTGATCGCCGTCGCGCTTACCCGGTCGATTACCCGGCCGATTGACGAGATCATCGAAACCTTCCAGTCGCTGGCGAATGGCGACTACACCCGCAACCTGACCGTGCTGCGCAACGACGAGATGGGCAAGGTGCTGCAGGGGCTTCAGTCGATGCAGATCCAGCAAGGATTCAATGTCGCGGAGAGCCAGCGCATCGCCAATGACAACCTGCGGATACAGATCGCGCTCGACTGCGTGGCGGCGAATTTGCGGATTGCCGATGACGACGGGAAAGTCATCTACGCCAACAAAGGTCTGCTATCGACCTTGCGCACTATCGAAGGCGGTCTGCGCGAGACCATTCCCGGCTTTTCCGCCGATCGCTTCGTGGGCAGCAACATTGGCGATTTCTTCGATAATCCGGCCGCGGCCCTGCAAAGCTTGCGCGAATTGAAAAGCCCGCGCAGCGTCGAAATGCAGATCGGTGGCCGTATCTACAACGTGCTGACCAATCCGATTACCAACGACCGGGGGCAGCGACTGGGTACCGTCGGCGAGTGGGTCGACCGGACTGCCGAACTGAACGCCCAGCGTTTGGTTGCCGAGCTGATTCACCGCGCCTCTGCCGGGGATCTCGAAGCCCGTCTCGATACCGAGGTGCTGGAGGGGTTCTATCGGGAACTCGGCCTGGGCATCAACAATCTGCTCGAAACCAGCGGTTCGGCGATCGGCGAGATCGGCGGCCTGCTCGAGCGGATGGCCCGGGGCGATTTGACCCAGGTCATCACGACCGACTACCAGGGAACCTTCGGCCGCTTGCGCGACGATGCCAATGCCACGGTCGGCAAGCTGCGCGAGCTGGTCGGCGAAATTCAGATGTCGGCCGACACCATCAATACGGCAGCCCGCGAAATCGCTTCCGGCAACCTGGATTTGTCGAGCCGTACCGAAGAGCAGGCGAGC harbors:
- a CDS encoding methyl-accepting chemotaxis protein yields the protein MRTNLPVTDVEIQLDDRILIVSKTDLKGRITYINKDFVDISGFSEGELIGQPHNIVRHPDMPVEAFEDMWRDLQDGRPWTGMVKNRCKNGDYYWVLATATPIREDGQAVGYMSVRRKPARQQIEAAESAYRLFREKKSGALQIRHGAVVKGGDGLLSGLSLKSKLLAGFGTLLSMLALIAGLGIWGMGQTNDVVGNLYKQRMQPLEALTSIGQLMADNRSQILLSLQHDPSGPYAAMHDHSLDFHLKQLEANIAEVSAQWAAYKQAGGSADDLELEAAYAAARQRYVTEGLRPAMAALAENRFDEANRILLSTINPTYTAAAKQASELFKRQVAHVRLDMDESTQRFADTRLSVILIVVLGLSGGLLIAVALTRSITRPIDEIIETFQSLANGDYTRNLTVLRNDEMGKVLQGLQSMQIQQGFNVAESQRIANDNLRIQIALDCVAANLRIADDDGKVIYANKGLLSTLRTIEGGLRETIPGFSADRFVGSNIGDFFDNPAAALQSLRELKSPRSVEMQIGGRIYNVLTNPITNDRGQRLGTVGEWVDRTAELNAQRLVAELIHRASAGDLEARLDTEVLEGFYRELGLGINNLLETSGSAIGEIGGLLERMARGDLTQVITTDYQGTFGRLRDDANATVGKLRELVGEIQMSADTINTAAREIASGNLDLSSRTEEQASSLEETASSMEQLTATVRHNADNARQAHELADSAQSVAEQGGVVVSKVVDTMSSINQASHKIADIIGVIDGIAFQTNILALNAAVEAARAGEQGRGFAVVATEVRNLAQRSAAAAKEIKGLISDSVDRVEAGNRLVDQAGRTMEEVVTSIKRVARIVTDISEASREQSSGIEQVSLAVSQMDEVTQQNAALVEQAAAAAESLEGQARQLSVAVAIFQVNAGSDRVRRLAGAPAEADSQPEAARARRKPAALPASLDDEWAEF